The genomic interval CTCGTCAAGCGGTACGAGAGCGGCGACGGCTACCTGGAGGCGCTGAAGGGCGTCGATATCGCCATCGAGCCGGGGGAGTTCGTCGCCATCATGGGGCCGTCCGGCAGCGGCAAGTCCACCCTGCTCAACATGCTCGGCCTGCTCGACGACCCGACCGAGGGCTCCGTCTACATCGACGGCGACGACACCGCCGAGTTCACAGACGCCGAGCGGACGACCGCCCGCAAGCGGACCATCGGCTTCGTGTTCCAGAACTTCTACCTCATCCCGACGCTCACCGCGCTGGAGAACGTCGAGGTGCCGGCGCTGCTCGACCGCGACCCCGCGACGCGCGACCGGGCCGCGGACCTGCTCTCCCGGGTGGGGCTCGCCGAGCGGACCGACCACCTGCCGGGCGAGCTGTCGGGCGGGCAGAAACAGCGCGTCGCCATCGCCCGCTCGCTCGTCAACGGCCCGCGGCTGCTGTTGGCCGACGAGCCGACGGGCAACCTCGACCGCGAGACGGGCCGGAAGGTCCTCGACGAGTTCACGCGCATCACGGAGTCGGGCGTCGCCGTCGTCGCCGTGACCCACGACCCGCAGTTACCCGACTACACCGACCGGACCATCGAGATGGTGGACGGGGAGTTGAGCCGGTGAGCCGCGTCGCGGACCTCTACCGGCGGTTCCCGACGCTGCTCATCGCGCGCCGGAACCTCACCCGGACGACGGCGCGGACGACGCTCGCCGTCCTCGGCATCGTCATCGGCGTCGTCGCCATCGCCTCGCTGGGCGTGTTCGGCTCCGTCCTCCAGACCGCGGCGCTGGGGAGCCTCGGCGACATCGGCAATCAGCTCGTCGTCACGCCGAACGCCGAGGAGGGAGTCACGAGCCTCACCGACCGGGACGTGCGCGCCATCGAGCGCGCCGCGGCCGACGCCGCGGTCGTCCCGCTCAAGCAGACCCGCGCGAGCGTGAGCTACGGGGGTGCGACGGTCGCGACCACGGTGTACGGCATCTCGAACCCGGCGGACGCCTTCGAGGCCGGGTCGGGCAGGATACCCGACCCCTTGCGCGGCGGCGCGCTCGTCGGGAGCGGGCTCGCCGGCGACCTCGACGTGCGGGCGGGCGACTCCATCACCGTGGCGAACCGGACCTACCGGGTGCGCGCCGTCCTCGCCGAACAGGGCGGCTTCTCGCCGCTCAACGTCGGCGCGGGCGTCGTCGTCCCCGTCGAACAGGTGAACGTGACCGGCTACCAGCAGGTCGTCGTCCAGACCGAGACGGGGGAGGCGGCGAACGCCACGGCGCGGGCGGTTCGCGAGTCAGTCAACGACCGCCAGGAGCGCGTCTCCATCATCGAGTTCTCGCAGATAACGGACCAGATCGGCTCCTTTTTCGACACGCTGTCGCTGTTCCTCATCGGCATCGGCTCCATCTCGCTCGTCGTCGCCGGCGTCTCCATCCTGAACGTGATGTTGATGTCCACCATCGAGCGGCGCGAGGAGATCGGCGTCCTCCGGGCCGTCGGCTACCAGCGGCGCGACGTCATCAAGATACTGCTGGCCGAGGCGACCCTGCTGGGCGTCATCGGCGGGCTGGCCGGCGTCGTCCTCAGCGTCGGCGCGGGCGCCGTCATCGCGCAGTTCGCGCTCTCGGACCCCGCCATGGCGCTTCGGCCGGACGCGGCGGTGTACTACCTCGCCGGCTTCTTCTTCGGCGTCGTCACGAGCGCCGTCTCGGGGCTCTACCCCGCGTGGAAGGCCGCCCGCGAGCGCCCCGTGGACGCGCTCAGGTCGTAGCCGTCACTCCCCGGTTCCGTCCTCCTCGTCCTCGCCGTCCTCGACCGTCGGGTCGTGCGTCTCGAACCAGTCGAGGAGGGTTTCGAGCCGGTGGATGGCCCGCTCGGGGTCCCCGACGTTGTGGTGCTCGCTCTGATATACGACGAGCTTCGCGGGCACGCCCTGCTTCTTCACGCTCAGGTAGAGCTGTTCGGCCTGCGTCGGCGGACAGCGCCAGTCCTCCTCCCCGGCGGTGATGAGCATCGGCGTCTCGACCTCGTCCACGTCGGTGAGCGAGGAGATGTCGCGGTAGGTGTCGAGGTTCTCCCACGGGAGGCCGAACTCGTCCTCGTGCCAGAGGTGGTTGTCGTCGGTGCCGAAGTTGGAGTAGAAGTCGTAGATGCCGTGCTCGGGCGCGATGGCCGCGAACGGCTCCTCGCGCACGGCGATGTGCGCGCTCGTGATGCCGCCGTACGAGAAGCCCGTACAGAACAGCCGGTCCGGGTCGGCCCACCCCTCGGACACGAGGTGTTCGACGCCCGAGATCACGTCGTCGCTCTCCAGGTCGCCGCGGCTCCCCCGGAGGCTCTCGGAGAAGTCGCCGCCGTAGGAGGTGCTCCCCCGGTAGTTCACGCAGATGACGACGTAGCCGGCGTTCGCGAACACCGCGTTCGTGAGGTCGAAGCCGGGCGTGTCGTAGGACATCGGCCCGCCGTGGATGCGCGCGATAGTCGGGTGCAGCTCGGGGTCGGTCGGGTCGAAGCCCTCGGGGTAGAACGCGACGGCCTCGATTTCCTCGCCGTCGCCGTTCTCGAAGGTGACGCGCTCGTGGCCCGGCAGGTCGTACGCCTCGACCATTCCCGCGTTGAGGTCGGTGAGCCGGCGGGTTTCGGAGAGCGACTCGACGGCGTGGAGGTCCGTCGGCGCGTCCGAGGTCGAGAGGCCGGCCACGACGCCGCCCGGCGTCGCGTCGAAGGCGTCGAGGTTCTCGCCGTCGCCCTGGGCATCGAAGACGCGCTCGGCGGGCGAGCCGTCCGCGTGACAGCGGAGCAGCCGGGTCCGGGCCTCGTCGCCGATGGGCGCGAGGACGGTGTCGTCGTCGGTCCACGCCGGCGCGCCCGCGAGCGCGACGGTCCGGTCGATGTTCCCCGAGACGGAGGCGAACCCGTCGTCGTCCGCGACGTACACCTCCGCCGGCCGGTACCAGTTCATCGGCGGGTGCCGCGCGACGAACGCGAGCCGGTCGCCCGAGGGGCTCCACGCCGGGCCCGAACAGAAGTGCTCGCCGTCGGTGACGCGCTCGCGGTTCGACCCGTCCGGGTCGATGGTGTACACGTCGTAGGCGGCCGAGTCCTCGGGGTCGTCCCCGTAGTTGGCGACGAACGCGATGCGGCCGTCGGGGCCCCACGCGGGCTGGAGGCCCGACAGCGCGGCCATCCCGCCCGACTCGTAGGCGTCGTCCAGCCGCGTCGCCTCCCGCGTGTCGAGGTCCGCGACGAACAGGTGAGAGGGCACGTCGTCGAGCCAGCCGACGCCGTTCGCCTTGTGGTTCAGCCGTTCTATCTCGATGGGGCCGTCGTCGCGTCGCTCCGCGAGCTTCTCGGCCTGCTCGTCCGAGGGGTCGCGGGCGTCGAAGACGATACGCTCGCCCTCGGGGCCGAAGTCGAACGCGCGGACGCCCTCGTCGCGGTCGGTCGCCTGCCGGGCGTCGCCGCCGCGCGCGAGGTCGAACACCCACACCTGCGGCTTCGGGCCGTCGTCGCCGTTCTCCTCCTCCTCGTCGTCCTCCTCGTTCGGCCCGACCGTCATCGCGAGGTCCGTCTCGCGGGCCGCGAGGAAGCCGAGCTTCTCGCCGTCGGGGCCCCACACGGGCGAGGAGGCGTCCGACGCGCGGGTGAGTCGGTACGGGTCGCGCGAGCCGTCGGTCGGGACGACGAACACGGAGTTGCGTCGCCGGTCCTCGTCGGGGTCGAATTCGGTCGCCACGAACGCGGCGCGGTCGCCCGAGGGCGAGAGCGCGGCGTCGAGGACGCCGGTGTACTCGTAGATGTCGTCGGGTTCCAGGGTCGTCACACCGGCGCGTAGGACGGTCCCGACTAATGTCTACCCCTCGCGCGACACGACTCGCGCGACGGCCCGGGCCCGGCGTAACGGTCTTTGCGCGCCGCGGCGACCCCGGGACATGGAACTCCCCGACGCCCTCGCCGCCGAGGGCATCGTCTGTGCGGTCGGCGCGGGCGGCAAGAAGACCGCGATGGCCGCGCTCGCCGACGCCTGCGACCGCGCGACCGTCACGGCCACGGTCCGCATCCCGAAGGCGTTCGCCGACAACGTCGCGCGCATCGCGGTCACGGACGACCCCGCGAGCGTCGTCCGCGACAACGACGAGTGGCCCCTCGAAGTGGTACCCGGCGCGGCCGACGACTCCCGGCACGGCGGCTACGAGAACGCGACGGTCGCGGCCCTGCGCGACGTGGCTCCCGGGCCGGTGCTCGTGAAGGCCGACGGCGCGCGGATGCGGCGGTTCAAGGCCCCCGGCGACCGCGAGCCGCAGCTCCCCAAGAACACGGACACGGTGCTCGCCATCGCCAGCGTCCACGCCGTCGGCGAACCGCTGGACGAAGGGATGGTCCACCGGCCCGAGCGCGTGTCGAACCTCACCGGTCGGCCGGAGGGCGAGACCGTCACGACTGGCGACGTGGCGACCGTCCTCGGCCACGAGCGCGGCGGGATGAAGGACGTGCCCGCGGGCGCGACGACCGTCGCGGTCGTGAACATGGTGGACGACGACGCCCTCGAAGCGACGGCCCGCGAGGTAGCGGCCGAGACGCTCGCGCGCTCCGAGCGCGTCGACCGCGTCGCGCTGACGAAACTCGACGAGGCGCGCGTCGTCGACGTTATCGACTGAGCCGTTCGGCGGCCCGGTCGAACGCCTCGCGGGTATCGACGCTCTCGAAGGAGTCGAGCGAGCCGCGCGCTTCGAGGGCCGCCCGCTCGACGACGGTCCAGTCGAGGTCGTCGAGGGGGGCGAGTATCTTCCGGTCGCCGCGGGCGAGCGCCCGGTCGCAGGCGTCGGCCATCGCCCCCGCGCGGTAGGCAGCGTGGGTGGTCGCGTACCACTCGTCGGGGCGCGGAACCGCCGCGTCGCGGCCGGCCGCGCGTTCGAGACACAGGTCCGCGAGCGCGGGGTCGAGGAAGGGCATGTCGCAGGCCGCGACGAAGGCGTACTCGGCGTCCAGCCGCGCGGCGCCGCGACACGCCGTCCTGATACCCGCCATCGGTCCCTCGTCCGTCTCGGGGTCCTCCGCGACCGTCACGGGGTTCGGGTAGCCGTCCATGGCGGCCTCCACCTCGGCGCGCTGGTCGGGCCGGCAGTTCACGACGAGCGCGTCCGTCACCCCCACGAGGCGGTCCGCGACCCGGCGTATCATGGGGGTGCCGGCGAGGACGGCCGTGGCCTTGTCGGCGTCGCCGAACCGCGTCGAGCGGCCCCCGGCGACGATGGCTCCCGCGCGCATACCCGGCCTCGACCGCGGGCGGGCAAAGGCGTGTCGTCCCGGCGACGGCGAGAACGCCCGGGGTCGGACGGTTATTTGCCCCTGGGCGCGGTGGCTCCGGTATGGACGAGGTGACGCCGTGACCGACGCCTACGTCGTCGGCGCGG from Halosegnis marinus carries:
- the mobA gene encoding molybdenum cofactor guanylyltransferase: MRAGAIVAGGRSTRFGDADKATAVLAGTPMIRRVADRLVGVTDALVVNCRPDQRAEVEAAMDGYPNPVTVAEDPETDEGPMAGIRTACRGAARLDAEYAFVAACDMPFLDPALADLCLERAAGRDAAVPRPDEWYATTHAAYRAGAMADACDRALARGDRKILAPLDDLDWTVVERAALEARGSLDSFESVDTREAFDRAAERLSR
- a CDS encoding ABC transporter permease, which gives rise to MSRVADLYRRFPTLLIARRNLTRTTARTTLAVLGIVIGVVAIASLGVFGSVLQTAALGSLGDIGNQLVVTPNAEEGVTSLTDRDVRAIERAAADAAVVPLKQTRASVSYGGATVATTVYGISNPADAFEAGSGRIPDPLRGGALVGSGLAGDLDVRAGDSITVANRTYRVRAVLAEQGGFSPLNVGAGVVVPVEQVNVTGYQQVVVQTETGEAANATARAVRESVNDRQERVSIIEFSQITDQIGSFFDTLSLFLIGIGSISLVVAGVSILNVMLMSTIERREEIGVLRAVGYQRRDVIKILLAEATLLGVIGGLAGVVLSVGAGAVIAQFALSDPAMALRPDAAVYYLAGFFFGVVTSAVSGLYPAWKAARERPVDALRS
- the yqeC gene encoding selenium cofactor biosynthesis protein YqeC, yielding MELPDALAAEGIVCAVGAGGKKTAMAALADACDRATVTATVRIPKAFADNVARIAVTDDPASVVRDNDEWPLEVVPGAADDSRHGGYENATVAALRDVAPGPVLVKADGARMRRFKAPGDREPQLPKNTDTVLAIASVHAVGEPLDEGMVHRPERVSNLTGRPEGETVTTGDVATVLGHERGGMKDVPAGATTVAVVNMVDDDALEATAREVAAETLARSERVDRVALTKLDEARVVDVID
- a CDS encoding S9 family peptidase encodes the protein MTTLEPDDIYEYTGVLDAALSPSGDRAAFVATEFDPDEDRRRNSVFVVPTDGSRDPYRLTRASDASSPVWGPDGEKLGFLAARETDLAMTVGPNEEDDEEEENGDDGPKPQVWVFDLARGGDARQATDRDEGVRAFDFGPEGERIVFDARDPSDEQAEKLAERRDDGPIEIERLNHKANGVGWLDDVPSHLFVADLDTREATRLDDAYESGGMAALSGLQPAWGPDGRIAFVANYGDDPEDSAAYDVYTIDPDGSNRERVTDGEHFCSGPAWSPSGDRLAFVARHPPMNWYRPAEVYVADDDGFASVSGNIDRTVALAGAPAWTDDDTVLAPIGDEARTRLLRCHADGSPAERVFDAQGDGENLDAFDATPGGVVAGLSTSDAPTDLHAVESLSETRRLTDLNAGMVEAYDLPGHERVTFENGDGEEIEAVAFYPEGFDPTDPELHPTIARIHGGPMSYDTPGFDLTNAVFANAGYVVICVNYRGSTSYGGDFSESLRGSRGDLESDDVISGVEHLVSEGWADPDRLFCTGFSYGGITSAHIAVREEPFAAIAPEHGIYDFYSNFGTDDNHLWHEDEFGLPWENLDTYRDISSLTDVDEVETPMLITAGEEDWRCPPTQAEQLYLSVKKQGVPAKLVVYQSEHHNVGDPERAIHRLETLLDWFETHDPTVEDGEDEEDGTGE
- a CDS encoding ABC transporter ATP-binding protein; translated protein: MGSDDGPVIDARGLVKRYESGDGYLEALKGVDIAIEPGEFVAIMGPSGSGKSTLLNMLGLLDDPTEGSVYIDGDDTAEFTDAERTTARKRTIGFVFQNFYLIPTLTALENVEVPALLDRDPATRDRAADLLSRVGLAERTDHLPGELSGGQKQRVAIARSLVNGPRLLLADEPTGNLDRETGRKVLDEFTRITESGVAVVAVTHDPQLPDYTDRTIEMVDGELSR